TGGCAAGCCACGAGCCACCGGCCTATGGCGTGGTGTTGATCGACGACGACAACCTCGTCGTGCACAGCCACGACTTCCTCGACACCAGTCTGCGCTTCCCCTTCGAGCCGCCCGCGGGCGTGGACGGCCGCGACTATGCGCTCAATTTCCCGGCGCGGTGACATGAGCCTCGCTGAACCCGCGGCCCTCCCCGTCGCGGCATCGGCGCCGCCGCGCCTGAACATCGCGATGCGGTTCACGACCCGCTTCAAAGCCTCGCTGCCGGCCTATCTGCTGCTGCTGCCCTCGCTGATCTTCCTCGCGCTGTTCACCTATGGCGCGATGGGCCGCGTGATCATCGATGCGCTCTACCAGCGCGCCACGCCCAAGGCGCCGCTTCGCTTCGTCGGCCTGGACAATATCGCGGCGGTGCTGGCGGACCCCGCCTTCACCGGCGCCGTCGTCAACAATCTGATCTACGCGGTCGGCACCGCGATCCCGAGCATCGGCCTTGCGCTGCTGTTCGCGCTGGCGCTGGCGCGGACCAATGTCGTGACAAGCGCGCTGCGGGCCGCGCTGTTCCTGCCGGTGCTGATCCCGATGGTCGCGGCATCGGCGCTGTTCCTGTTCATCTTCCTGCCCAATGTCGGCCTGCTCGACTACTATCTCGGCCGGCTGCTGCCGGTGCTGCCGAACTGGCTCGGCGACCCCGATATCGCGCTCTACGCGATCATGATCATCACGATCTGGAAGAACGCCGGCTACTACATGCTGTTCTTCCTGGCCGGCCTCCAGGCCGTGCCCGAGGATGTGATGGAAGCCGCGCATCTCGATGGCGCCGGTCCCTTCATGCGGCTGCGCTACATCATCCTGCCCGAGCTCAAGCCGACCTTCCTGTTCGTCATTGTCATCGCCACGCTCAATGCGGTGACGCAGGTCGACCACGTCTTCGTCATGACCAAGGGCGGTCCGTCGAACGCCACCAACCTCGTGCTGTTCTACATCTATCAGCAGGCCGTCGAGCATTACGACATCGGCATGGCTTCGGCCGCAACGCTGCTGACCCTCGCCGCCCTGATGGCGCTCACCGCACTGTCGTTCCGCACCATGGCGAAGCGCGAGGGCGGGCCATGAAACTGATCGATCGGCTCTACAAGGACGCTCCGCTCGCCACCCGCAACGAGATCACGCCCAAACTCGGCTTCTTGCTGACCGTGCTGCTCGCGTTCGCCTGGCTGATCCCGTTCCTGTGGATGGGGGTTGCGACCCTGCGCCCCTCCTCCGACGGCATCAACCTGATGGCCGAGCTGATCCCGAGCTTCAAACCGACGCTCGACAATATGAGGGACGCCTGGGAGATCGGCGACTTCCCGCGCTACTTCCTCAACACCACGATCATCTGCACCGGCATTCTCCTGGTGCAGTTCTTTACGATCACCCTTGCAGGCTTTGCGTTTGCGCGGCTCGATTTCGCCGGCAAGACGCTGATCTTCTATCTGTTCCTGATGCAGCTGATGCTGGTGCCGGTGCTGCTGATCGTACCGAACCTGCGCATCATCGCGCAGTTCGGCCTCTACGACACGCTCGCCGGCGTGATGATGCCGTTCTTCGCCTCCGCCTTCGGCACCTTCCTGATGCGACAAGCGTTCGAAGCGATTCCGACCGAACTGGAAGACGCGGCGCTGATCGATGGCGCCAGCCTGATCCAGCGCATCCGCCACATCTACGTGCCGCTGTCGATCCCGAGCTTCTCGGCCTTCGCCATCATCTCCGTGACCAGCCACTGGAACGACTTCCTGTGGCCGCTGATGGTGATCAATTCGCCGGACAAGCGGCCGCTCACGGTCGGCCTCTCGGTCTTCACCGCGACCGCGGAAGGCACGCAGGCCTGGGGCACCATCGCCGCAGGCACGCTGATGGTGATCGCACCGCTGCTCATCACCTTCCTGATCTTCCAGAAGCGTTTCATCAGCTCTTTCGTCACCTCAGGCATCAAATAGGAGATTTTCCGATGCTGTTCTCCCGCCGGCTCATGCTCGGCCTCGCCATGGCAGGCACTCTGGCAAGTGCGCTCGCCTTCCCGGCTCTCGCCGGTGAAGGTCCAACCGAGATCGACCTGTTCTTCCCCGTGCCCGTCGACGGCAAGCTCGCCCGCGACATGGGCACCTTGATCAAGGAGTTCAACGACGGTCACCCCGACATCAAGGCGACCGCGGTCTACACCGGCTCCTATGACGACACGCTGATCAAGACGCGCGCCTCGATCAAGGCCGGCAAGCCGCCGGCCGCAGTGATCATGTCGGCCAACTTCCTGCTCGACATGCAGATCGAGAGCGAGCTGACCAATCTCGATCCGTTGATCAAGGCGGACGGCACCACCAAAGAGCAATTTCTCGGTCAGTTTTTCCCCGCGCTCAGCGGCAATGCGGTGATCAATCGCTCCGTCTACGGCGTCCCCTTCCAAAATTCGACGCCGCTGCTCTACATCAACGCCGACAAGGCCAAGGAAGCCGGCCTCGATCCGAACAAGCCGCCGCAGACCTGGGCCGAACTGACCGACTGGGCCAAGAAGCTCACCAAGCGTGAGGGCGACAAGGTCACGCAATGGGGAATCGCGATCCCCTGCGCCTATGACTATTGCGGCTGGATGATGGAAACGCTCACCATGACCAATGGCGGGCGCTACTACAACGAGGAGTTCGGCGGCGAAGTCTATTACGACACGCCCTCCATGCTGGGCGCACTGACCTGGTGGAGCGAGCTCGTGAGCAAGCACAAGGTTCACCCGCCCGGCGCCACGCCCGGCCCTGCCGTCAGCACCTCCTTCATATCAGGCAACGCCGCGATGATGATGCTCTCGACGGGCTCGCTGACCTACGTGCGCGAGAACGCCAAGTTCAACTACAAGGTCGCTTTCATTCCGCGCAACGTGCGCAATGCCGTGCCGATCGGCGGCGCCTCGCTGATCATTCCGGCGGGCGTCGAAGCCGACAAGCAGAAGGCCGCCTGGACGCTGATCAAGTGGATGACCTCGCCCGAGAAGAGCGCCTGGTGGAGCCGGGCCACCGGCTATTTCGCGCCCAACATGGCCGCCTACAAGACCCCCGACATGATCGACTTCCTCAACAAGAACCCGGACGCCAAGACCGCCGTCGAACAGCTCGACGTCGCAAAGCCCTGGTTCGCGACCTACAAGACCGTGCCGGTCCGCAAGAATCTCGAGGACGAGGTCATGCTGGTCCTCAACGGCAAGAAGCAGCCGAAGGAAGCCCTCGTCGCGGCCCAGAAGGCGGCGGATGAGACGCTGAAGCCGTACAATGCGGAGACGTCGCTGAAGCTGCCGTAAGCAGCCTCTGTGACTTCGTAAGGTGGGTTAGCTGGGCGAAGGCGCGAAGCGCAGTTCGCCCAGCGTAACCCACCTCCTCTGCCCCCGCGGATAGAACAGTGGTGGATTACGCCTTCGGCTAACTAATCCACCCAACGGCCTCAGAGGTTGTCAGCACGATCTTGCCGAGCTGCGTATTCACTTCCGAACACCGCTCACCAAACGCCGCGCGGGAGCCATCTCCGAAAAGGGCCAGCATGGCATCGTGCCACTGTTTTGCCCGACGCTGCAAGCAATATTCGATAAATACGAAATTATGCAATTCTGAGATCGCCGCCGACCGACGACAGGCTGGTTACGACAACGAACCCGCGCCGCAGATGCAGCGACCCTTGCCGGGCTGCCGTCGATTTGCTCGACTCTGCAATGACATGACCAAGTGCACTTCGCGCCAGCGAGCAATCGCGCCTCTACTGTGCATGGGGTTGTTTTCGTGTCTTGCAGGAGGTCGAGCCGGCAACGAGGGAGGCGAGCACCGCCCGCATCGCTTCGGGCTGACATCGCCCATTAACCCCCCGTCCACCATCCGGCTGCCCGCCCGGCCGGTAACCATGGGAATTAACAGACCCTCAATGCACCCTCGACAAATCTACCGATGTTTCTGGAGATTTCCGCCGTGGATTTGTTGGTTTTCGAGTTCCTGGGGTTGGCGCTGGTTGGCATGTGCCTGGTGGTGGTGGCGCTGCCCTGCGCCCGCAAATCCTCGCACCGGATCCGTTACGAATAGGAATTTTGCCCGCTTCAGGCGATTCTGGCCCCGATGCAAGGCTCGAATTCGCTTAGAGCCCCTTGACATCACAGCGCTTTCGGCAGAACGGCTGATACCAAGTGTCATGGGCCGTTCATGGATTTAATTACCACCACCGCTGACCTCGCGGCTGCCTGCAGCCGGCTGGCCAAGCACCCCGTCATTACTGTCGATACCGAGTTCCTGCGCGAGACCACCTATTACCCGCTGCTGTGCGTGGTGCAGATGGCCAGCCCCGAGGAAGCGATCGTCATCGACACCCTGGCCGAGGGTATCGACCTCAAGCCGTTCTTCGAGCTGATGGCCAACGAGGCCGTGCTGAAGGTCTTTCACGCCGCGCGACAGGACATCGAGATCATCTGGCATCAGGCCAATATCATCCCGCATCCGGTGTTCGACACCCAGGTCGCGGCCATGGTGCTCGGCTATGGCGACAGCATCGCCTACGACGCCCTGGTCGAGAAGGTCACCGGCCACCGCCCGGACAAGACCCACCGCTTCACCGACTGGTCGCGCCGGCCGCTGACCAAGGAGCAGATGCATTACGCGGTCTCCGACGTCACGCATTTGCGCGACGTCTTTGCCGCGCTCGACGCGGACCTCAAGAAGCGCCGCCGCAGCGAATGGGTCTCCATCGAGATGGAGATCCTGACCTCACCCAAGACCTACGATTTCCACCCGGAGCGCGCCTGGGAACGGCTGAAGACGCGCGTGCGCAAGCCGAAGGACCTCGCCGTCCTGATGGAGGTCGCAGCCTGGCGGGAGCAGGAGGCCCAGAGCCGCGACGTCCCGCGCGGCCGCGTGCTGCGCGACGAGGCCATCAGCGACATCGCCACCCACGCACCGAACACGCTGGAGAAGCTCGCCCATCTGCGCTCGGTGCCGAAGGGGTTCGAGAAGTCCAAATGGGGCGCGGATATCGTCGCCGCCGTCGAGCGCGGTCTGGCGCGGGATTTCTCGACGCTGCCGAAGCTGGAGAAGCCGCGCAACAATTCCAATGGCGCGGCGACCGTCGAGCTGTTGAAGGTGTTGCTGCGCATGACCGCCGAGCGTCACGCAGTGGCGAGCAAGGTGATCGCGACCGTCGACGATCTCGAAGAGATCGCAGCCGATGACGACGCCGACGTGCCGGCCCTGCGCGGCTGGCGCCGCGAGCTGTTCGGCGATGCCGCGCTGAAGCTCAAGCGCGGCGAGCTCGCGCTTGCGATCGAGAAGGGCCGCGTGATCGGGGTCCAGCGCGCGTAGCTGGCCCACGAACGCCTATGGCTGGCACAATGCCAACCGCGGCGTCATTGCGAGGAGCTCTTGCGACGAGGCAATCCAGACTGTTTGCGAGGAGACATTCTGGATTGCTTCGCTACGCTCGCAATGACGGAATTTGACGCGACAGTGTGACCCTACGCCGGCGTCAGCTTCGCGACCTCCGGCTTCATATCATCCAACACCCCGGTCATCGCCGCGACCAGCTCGTCGATCTGGGCCTTGGTGGTAATCAAGGGCGGGCAGATCGCGATGGCATCGAGCATGTTGCGCGAAATCACGCCGCGCTCCTGCAGCATGCGGCTGGCCATGCCGCCGACGGCGCCGGGCGTCGCGGCCGCAGTCTTGCGGCCCTTGTCCAGCACGAGCTCGAGCGCTGCAATCATGCCGACGCCGCGGACTTCGCCGACCAGCGGATGGCTGATGAGCTCGCGAAGCTTGCCCTGCATGTAGCCGCCGAGCTCGGCGGCATGCGCGACGAGGCCGCGCTCCTCGATGATCCTGAGGTTTTCCAGCGCAACCGCCGAGCCGACCGGATGGCCACCGGCCGTGAAGCCGTGGCCGAGCACGCCGATCTTGTTGCTCTCGTCCGCGATCGGCTCGAACATG
This genomic interval from Bradyrhizobium guangzhouense contains the following:
- a CDS encoding ABC transporter substrate-binding protein, giving the protein MLFSRRLMLGLAMAGTLASALAFPALAGEGPTEIDLFFPVPVDGKLARDMGTLIKEFNDGHPDIKATAVYTGSYDDTLIKTRASIKAGKPPAAVIMSANFLLDMQIESELTNLDPLIKADGTTKEQFLGQFFPALSGNAVINRSVYGVPFQNSTPLLYINADKAKEAGLDPNKPPQTWAELTDWAKKLTKREGDKVTQWGIAIPCAYDYCGWMMETLTMTNGGRYYNEEFGGEVYYDTPSMLGALTWWSELVSKHKVHPPGATPGPAVSTSFISGNAAMMMLSTGSLTYVRENAKFNYKVAFIPRNVRNAVPIGGASLIIPAGVEADKQKAAWTLIKWMTSPEKSAWWSRATGYFAPNMAAYKTPDMIDFLNKNPDAKTAVEQLDVAKPWFATYKTVPVRKNLEDEVMLVLNGKKQPKEALVAAQKAADETLKPYNAETSLKLP
- a CDS encoding carbohydrate ABC transporter permease, coding for MKLIDRLYKDAPLATRNEITPKLGFLLTVLLAFAWLIPFLWMGVATLRPSSDGINLMAELIPSFKPTLDNMRDAWEIGDFPRYFLNTTIICTGILLVQFFTITLAGFAFARLDFAGKTLIFYLFLMQLMLVPVLLIVPNLRIIAQFGLYDTLAGVMMPFFASAFGTFLMRQAFEAIPTELEDAALIDGASLIQRIRHIYVPLSIPSFSAFAIISVTSHWNDFLWPLMVINSPDKRPLTVGLSVFTATAEGTQAWGTIAAGTLMVIAPLLITFLIFQKRFISSFVTSGIK
- the rnd gene encoding ribonuclease D — protein: MDLITTTADLAAACSRLAKHPVITVDTEFLRETTYYPLLCVVQMASPEEAIVIDTLAEGIDLKPFFELMANEAVLKVFHAARQDIEIIWHQANIIPHPVFDTQVAAMVLGYGDSIAYDALVEKVTGHRPDKTHRFTDWSRRPLTKEQMHYAVSDVTHLRDVFAALDADLKKRRRSEWVSIEMEILTSPKTYDFHPERAWERLKTRVRKPKDLAVLMEVAAWREQEAQSRDVPRGRVLRDEAISDIATHAPNTLEKLAHLRSVPKGFEKSKWGADIVAAVERGLARDFSTLPKLEKPRNNSNGAATVELLKVLLRMTAERHAVASKVIATVDDLEEIAADDDADVPALRGWRRELFGDAALKLKRGELALAIEKGRVIGVQRA
- a CDS encoding carbohydrate ABC transporter permease codes for the protein MSLAEPAALPVAASAPPRLNIAMRFTTRFKASLPAYLLLLPSLIFLALFTYGAMGRVIIDALYQRATPKAPLRFVGLDNIAAVLADPAFTGAVVNNLIYAVGTAIPSIGLALLFALALARTNVVTSALRAALFLPVLIPMVAASALFLFIFLPNVGLLDYYLGRLLPVLPNWLGDPDIALYAIMIITIWKNAGYYMLFFLAGLQAVPEDVMEAAHLDGAGPFMRLRYIILPELKPTFLFVIVIATLNAVTQVDHVFVMTKGGPSNATNLVLFYIYQQAVEHYDIGMASAATLLTLAALMALTALSFRTMAKREGGP